CCGGAGGTCAGTGCAGATCCCAAAGAAGCTCCTAAAAAGGGCACCGCTAcaagaaaagtaaaaaaggaaaaggaagctCCTCTTGCTGCACTTGCTCCCCCCAGACGGACAACAAGGCGAACGAAGAGCACCGCAGCCGCTGCGGCCCCCTCCTCGGACGAAGACGAAAATTTAGTCTGTCCTCCGTCCACAACAAGACGGGGAAGACCCCGAAAAGACCAGTCCAGAAAAGGATCGGTGGAAGAGCCTGACAAAATGAGAACGATTGAGGAGAAGAGTCAGGAAGTGCTGGACCTGAGCATTGACCAGCTGATTATATCAGACGCTGAAGAAGGGGCTGTTAAAGTGAATGGTGGGTATCATGAGGATTGTGATGCGAGAATTTTGATGTACAAAAACAATGTCCAACCCAAGTCCCAGTTAGGATCATATAAGCCATATTATCTTGACTGGGAGGGGGCACTGGTACACTACTCCACAGACCGCCTCTGCACTCTCCGCAGACGTTGATGTTGAGGTTTTACGGAGAGACATGGCCTGCAGTCTTCTGAGAGATGATGTCTTTGAACTGAAGACCAAAAGTGGGCGAGGACTACAACCCTCCATTCAACATCCAGCTACCTGGCCAGGTAAGTGTTTGCGATATTGAATGACCTTCTAAGTTTGTGTGGCACAAGCATCTATTCCACTTACCTCTCCAACCCACCAGATGATCTTTCATTAGAGGACGTAGAATCACTGCTGCGCTCTGCCTGGGTGGCCACCCATCACTTCCCGTCACCTGCCATGTACTCAACGCTCTGCTCGCTTCTGGCGCTATCGACTGGGCAGAAAGACTGCTTGACAACCGCGATGTTCCACTGTCAGTCCTTGGGCCTCAGCAGTCGTCATCGTACCATCAGACACCTGGCCAGTTGTCTCAAGTATGCACCTAGTGTCAAGAGTTGCATCATGAGCGGCTGAGGAAAACTTTGATTTTGTTGTGTTCAGGAAACTAAAGAAGGCTTCCACTGACATTGCACACAAATTGGACTCCTTGACGCTGGACGACAAGAGCTCCTCCCGCACAGAGGAAAGACTGAAACAGTTGGAGAATGTATTCTCGTTCTCGACGGCAGCTCCTGCAACTTCACTGGAGGATGTCCGTGAAGAATTCAGACAGCAAATAGAACAACTTCCTCAAGGTGAAGTTCTGCGTCAGCTGGTGGACCAGTTTAATTATCCTCTTTTACTCAACTCAGTAATGTGACCTGATAAGCTCCTTTTGCgattcattgtttgtttgtttttttgttgcaggCGTAACTGTTTGTGTTATGTCCGTGCTTGGGTTAAGATCTGGGCAGATGGGAGAGAGCATCCTTCTGTCTCGTCTGGAAAAAGGCTGCCCCCCTGTCTCGGTTGTAATCCCCACCAGTTCAGAGCAGGTAACAGAGTCTCACGTTGAGCCAACAAATGGAGTtgtatttctttcattcttaCCCCAAGTGGAAAGGTTGATGGAAATCCAAGCGCACAAAGAATTACAGATTACAGAGGCATTTCAGGGCATTTCTAGTCACTCCGAACAAAGTGGATGAAGACCATTCTCTGTTCCCATTTCAGAGAATGTAGTTTTTGACAGCTACTGGACTTTAAGTCTTTAAGTCTCTGCAGCCGCTGTGGGGCCTTTGTTAAATCCTAGTACAGATCTGGCACCATTTAATCAACAAATCTACTCTCACAGATATGCCACTTTGCTTTTGCATTGTTATTCAGCTAGAACCCAATCACACATTTAGGTCAGGAATGGAATACAATATACATTTGAATTTTTGAATGCCCATTACTCTCTTCTCAAGTATCTGAATCAAACATGAAATCCCCATGTATGATGGTTGTACAAAGACACCATGGAATGTTTTGGGACAGTTTTTCTATTCATCCCAGGTGGATTTTGAATTCCAATAAAAACAGGTTTGAATATAAACAAAATTATGAAATCACATCACAAAGTCAAGTGTCAGTGAACGTTACTTTTTCAAAAAAGAATATAGATATGATTCTTTGAAATGTGTCCCGAGTCTCTGAGTTTCATTTGTAATTGTTTTGATACCACAAAATACACTCAGAAGTCTTGGTGTATTTAAACATGACCTTTGCAACTGTCACTTGCAGCACTCGATCAGATGGCTGCTCCAGGAGATGGACAATATTCAGGTGGAGCAAAAGGCTGTGAGCCATACGTCTGAAAAAGCCAAGTGGTGGGAAGATCGCCAAGCTTTGGACACACGAGTTGAGGTATGGAATAGATGAAGGGTGTGGCTCTAAAGTGATGAATTGTTGGGGTTCAGGTTCACGAATAGGAATgatatgtctatatatatatatatatatatatatatatatatatataatttatttatttatttttttttttttttgtggaaccTATTGAGGTGGGGTCAGCGGGCGGACTAAGCAATTACTGCGTCTACTTCTACTGTTCAGTAGGGATCATGTTTCCTTAACTCGTCTCATTCCCATACGTCATCTCCTTTTCTGTCTCCAGAGACTGGTGAAGGAGATGGAGAGCCTCCTCCACTGTTGGAGGTGCTTACTCCTGCCCCTGTCCAACAACCAGGAAATCAGCACTAAGGCCCAGAACCTGGTCAAGACCATGCACTCTGAAGGAGTCACAGTCAGCGAGCAGATGCTGAAGGTAGCTCCTCTATTAGCTCACACCCTGAGCACCAACACAGTCAGAAAGTGAGCTGACAGTCGCCTGCTTCTGCTTTTTTTAGGCTCTTATTTCAGCATCACCGGTCCTGTCTAAGAAAGACCTGCAGAGATTTGCCATGGGAATCTCTCCCAAAAGCAACTGTCTGCAGGCTCTTCTTGGGGGTTTGCTTGCTGAGAGAGAGCAGCCAGAAGGTCACGTGGTACTCGTTCTGGACAAGGTTTGGAAGTTCGACTAACACAAATTCTTCCTGTCAAATGGCGTTGTGATTTGACACATTTGCACCGACAGTATCTCCAAAAATTGCCGTGGGAGAGCATCTCGGTCTTGAAGTCCCACTCTGTGAGTCGGATGCCCTCTCTCCAGTCACTTATTGGACTGAGCCTTCAGAAAGAGGTAACGTTTGTGAGGGCTCTATGCACAAGCTAAATCAAAGCAAGTACAATGTACACCACTTTCGCAtttatgtattgtaatgtaATGCAGTTATTTTGATAATTTCATTTACATCatctcattcttcttctttccaaAGACTGACCCCCAGTCCATTCTAAAAGAAGGGGTTGACAAAAGGCAGGCCTTTTATGTCCTTGACCCTGATGCAAACCTGCCAGACTCTCAGGATCGGTTCAAGGAATGGTTCAGCAGGTCAGTTTTCTATCTCATTCACACCCCAATTCCTGCTTTGCTTTACTTTatgttggtttgtttgcttttcCAGTGAAAAAGACTGggagggtgtgtgtgggtgcccTCCCCAGCCAGGTCAACTGGAAGTTGCAGTTTCCAAAAAGGATCTGTACATGTGAGTGTGacaacagtgtgtgtttgctgaccTGCGAACTGCTTTGTGGTTTGCTGATCTTTTAGTGAAAACTGTCAACTGAACTGCTTTATTACAAGTACTGTACAGTAGATTCAGTCAAAGGCTTTGGATTAAATGTTTACAACTCCGCAATGACGCACCTTCTTGCGTCAAAACAGCTTCACTTAACTAACTTCCAGTGTCTCCTCTTCCCGTCATGCTTCAGCTATGTGGGTCATGGGGCAGGTGCACGGTTCCTGGACGGCAACACGGTCCTCCAGCAACAGGTGCGAGCCGCCTCTCTGCTCCTCGGCTGCAGCAGTGCCGCCCTTGCGGTCAAGGGAAATGCAGAAGGGCACGGAATCGTCATCAATTATCTCATGGCCGGGTGGTAAGACTTACGTTTATACAGAAGTCATGATGTGGTTGACTACTACTTTCACTTAAATGTCTAACGGTGGTGTATTTGTTCAGTCCCTTCGTGTTAGGGATGCTCTGGGATGTGACGGATCGTGACGCTGACCGGTTCACCAAAGCCTTGCTGGAGTCGTGGTTCGCCGCTGGCCGTGGCTCGtccctcctgcagcacatgGGTCCATCCCGCAGCGCAACACGGCTGAAACACCTGATGGGCGCGGCGCCTATCGTGTATGGATTACCAATCCATCTGAAATGAATCccaagggttttttttgtaatttttttttttttatatttttgttctgttgtACTCAATAGAATGTTTTATTGTTACACAATCTTGTTGGGAATTCATGTTGCTAAGAGAGGCATTGAAAATGTGAGCTCTTGAATAAAGTAttttaacaattaaataaaGGGTCGATTCACTCCCATCCCCCCCCGGAATAATCTGCATTAGGTTCATTTATGTACAATCCGTTTGTGGTAAATTGTGGACTAAACAGGGTGAGTCATGGATTGGTTCTTTATAAAGGTAAAGGTCATGTAGCGCGggtgatatatatttttttcagtttaaccAACTGGCGCCTTCACCATTTCTACGTCCATCTAGTTCACAAGATCTGCTTCAGCGATCTTGTGATGAAACACAGATTTGCATACGTGTTACCGCCCCCTGTCGGTAGAGGAGGCGCACCGCCAGACTGAGCCCTGACAGCTGTCCTCACTTGACGTTTGCGAGCAAGTTAGCCAGACAGACGATGATGTGAGGAAATGCACCGGGAATTCTTCGACCATGGCTAGTCTGTGGCTTCCTCTGGTGGTGCTCCTTCACTCTGTCCTCTACAAAAGCTGCCAAGGTGAGtctctttcatgttttgttgtgtcGTACGGCTCTGGGCCGCTGTCCCCGTCAAGAAAACATGGAGGCTGTTGCTAACTAGTATTAGCTCGTGTTAGCGTGACCATATCTTCAGCGATTTTCGGGATGTTAAATAACGCCTTGTTTCATTTGGAATAGACGTGTTCTTGTGGCGATAGTCTTTTTGTGAATGCCTTTGTTTTCGTGGAGCAGGAAGCCCCGGGAATgataaatgtgttgttgttgttgttgtctctcaTTTAGCTGCAATGCTACACAGATTAATCTGTTCGGATTGTCACTTCATCGCGAGTCCATTTTCTCTTACACACACGATAATACTGCTACAGTCGGACAATGACTTAATACAACAATGTCCATGGCCTGGGCCGCATGTTGCAGtcaggtgtattttttttttttttgtattacatTCAAGCTGACTTTTGTTTTGATAGTTGCATCGTCTTGGGAAGTAGTAAGTACGTGTTCTTTGCTCGTATaaactggaaatgtttcattttactgttactataaattttttattttttattttaattttaacaaaatatataGTGTATATAGTGACCTGCTATGCCCCATCTGCTGTGGTCAGTACCTTTTTACAGTTGTGTCTGCGAGAAAGAGCTCAACAAAATGTGGGTTAGTTTATCTGCAATTTGAAACCTCAGTAGCTTATATGATGGACTGCATCATGCTTATTTATGAGCCTCAAGTCCCGCGACTCTGTAGTGAATATGAATTTTAAATgatttgttatgtttttattgaGAATTTATTTCTCAGTTTACCTTCCTTACCTTACCTACCTTTCCATTAGCACTGTTGGTTATTCTTTTGATTTCTTTAGCACCATCATTGTGTGGTTTCAGTCTTGCGCAATGCTACGATCATTTACTTGAGGTATCAAAAATGAAGTGACTTCATGATCCAAATTGTTCGAGTTAGTCACGCAATTGTTTACAGCCCTagattctgttgtttttttttgtaccgCCTCTTCCATCCCACTCATCTTGGTACATGACTTGCTTTcgtaaatgtaaaatattatttaactgAAATTCTAGAGTCATCTGTCGCTGAACTCATCTTCCATCTGTCATGCACAGTCATATGTAATTCATGTGTGCCAGCTCCTTATGCTGTCATATTTGCAAATAAGAATTAATgcgcagactgaaaacatccAAATAGTACAAAcgcacatttgtgtttttgattgACGTAGTGTTTATTGGCAAactatttactttttatttgctCAGTGTCTTAttaagaaagaaacaggaaaagtacaaagaaaaaacatgacatttataatcattgaaaaatgtgaaatgtcagTCTCATTTTGTGATGAGTCAACATTAATCTTCCTCTTTCGTTCACTAGTTGTATTGTTTCCACTGTCTACACACAACAATGTGAGTCAACGCCACCCAAAAAGGTCCATCATTGGAATATCTCCACTCTTTGATGTACAAACAAGTTCGACAACATGTCTGTCTCCGATCAGTCACAACACCCACACAGTGCATCAAATACTCCACTTGGGTTTGAGTTTCCCTGAGTTAACCAATGGTCAAAGATTCCCCAATAGCCCTTAAATATAAGTTATGTAAATAGTTATTTTTGGATTTCTGTGTCTTATTCGGTTATTTTATCATATctgttttttattctttcatgcttttgttttcatttatctttttttttccttctcgtCCTTGTTTTTATTTCGACGTTCTTGAGATACAAATTTAGTCCTTTGCGGCTATTTAATTTACTCCTCTCTCATGACAGATTGTCGAGCATGTTGTCGTCCTTGTTTAAGCCTACACCAGTCCCCATCTACAAACTGAAAAGCCGAGATCATTAAGAGCCGTATgaatgatttaatatttagatacAATTTTGCAACACAGTCAGGAGAAGACACTCACATGGTGCATTTGCTGAGACCAAATTGAATCAGTCAGAGGGAGGCGTCTCTTCGACCACAAAACGATGGACTCAGTGGTTCCATCGCTGTGATGCAAGCTGAGATGCATTCAGTCTTGATTATTGATTCACTATAATCCGGCTGTTGATGTGTTATGTTGGGCACGGCTGCATTTTCCGGCGCACTTTGGACAGCAAGACTTTTTAATGGGAACGTAGTGACGTGATTTGGCAGTTGCTGTTTGTCCTTGTGCAATACTCTGGGCTGGCAATTGCTCATGGCGCAGACAGGGGAGTGCTTTTCGTTACCAAATTATTGCGAGGCATGTCCTTCCATTTGTTCCAACATGATGCCGTCTTCTTTCAATGAGTACAACCCTCAGAGTGTTCGTCTCAAAAAGGTGTCTGGTGTCAAGTCAGTGCCAGTGAAAACGTGGTTTTATGTGCTGTGGAACCAATTCAGATCTGTTTGGTTGAACTGCTTGCAGACTTCCTTAGTCAGCGCCACGTAAATATTTTGCTCTTTTTAGTTAAGTGTGTCAAAGCATCCGTAAACATACTGTCCATGTATGTTGCTTAGTAGTAAGTAGCTCTGGAATGTACAATGTACAGAGACACATAGGTAGATGCACTTTGCAACTCTTGATATGACCTAGTTTTAGTGCCACATCCACCTTTCCATGGGCTATTTTCTACCCTGTACAGATGAAAttggataaataataataataattccgaTTTCACGCAGCCTCTGTCATGAAATGTATAAATTTGCTGCTTGTCACCTCCAAACTTGGGATTGCAAATTCAAAAGGAATTTCGATGTTCAAATATAAATGCCACCAAGTTGAGCCACCAGCTGACAACTTTAATTcccaaatatttaataatttaatatatattttttgactaAGTGTTACTCAAGTGTTGCACTTGAGCTTTATGGTTAGCGCCCACATATTCTCTTCAGCTAAGACACTTCTGGGTTGATGCGCTAAAAAAGAGGCTTGAAAGTAAAGAATCTTGTGCTCTCTTCAACAGCTCTCCGCTGCAACTGCACCACAACCCTTTGTGAGAAGGCTGGCTACCAGTGTGAGACTGATGGAGCGTGCATGGTCTCCACATCCTTCCTAGAGGGCCAGGAGGAGCCCATCCGTACCTGCATCACCAAAGCCGATCTGGTGCCCCCAGGACAGCCCTTCTACTGCCTGAGCGCTGAAGGATTTCTCAGCAGACACTGCTGCTACACCGACTACTGCAACAGCATTGACCTCAAAGTACCATCTGGTGAGAGAGCAGAAGATTATTTCTCTTAGGGCACATTCTTTTGAACTCCAGCTGTAGCTGTGCGTCATTAACTGCTGTtattcctgtttattttattctataaaCAATACTATAAACGGAACAGAAGTTCATCTCATGGATCCACACACATGCAACCTCTGCTGGTTGCTAACATCTTCATTGATGTTCTGTTTAGTGTAAGGTAGTGACCAGGTACCAAGAAGAGATTTACTGAAGCAGAACCATGTTATGTATACTCTGTGCTCTACAGTGACGACCGACTCCGGCCCGGTGGGGGGCTATGGACCAGGGGGCACATGGGGTCTGGTGGAACTGGTGGCTGTGATTGCTGGACCGCTGTCCCTGCTCTGCCTGCTGCTACTGGTTGGCTTTTTTATGTACCAGTACCACCACAGAGCCTACAGCCACCGACAGAGACTGGAAGTAGAGGATCCATCATGCGAAAACCTCTATTTGGCCAAAGACAGGACTCTGCAGGACCTCATTTATGATCTGTCCACATCTGGTTCGGGCTCAGGTCAGTCCGGAGCAAACGATCAATATATTGGTTTTATTGCATTGAACTacaatgtgtgtttttgcacCAGGTCTGCCCCTGTTTGTGCAAAGAACAGTGGCCAGAACAATTGTCCTGCAAGAGATCATTGGCAAGGGGCGGTTTGGAGAAGTGTGGCGGGGACGTTGGCGTGGCGGTGACGTGGCAGTGAAAATCTTTTCCTCCAGAGAGGAGCGCTCCTGGTTCCGTGAGGCTGAAATCTATCAGACCATTATGCTGCGACATGAGAACATCCTGGGCTTCATCGCTGCTGACAACAAAGGTGAGCGTTGCATGAAAAGTATCGGTTGCTACCTCAGTTGAATCAGCCCTCATCTTTGATTTGCTGCTCAGACAATGGAACCTGGACTCAGCTGTGGCTGGTGTCGGACTACCACGAACACGGCTCTCTGTTCGACTACCTGAACCGCTACTCTGTCACCACCGAAGGAATGATAAAGCTGGCTCTGTCTGCCGCCAGCGGTCTGGCCCATCTGCACATGGAGATTCTTGGAACACAAGGTACTTTCAGTCCCAGCCCTTGAAGCGAGCTTCATAGCCAACCTAAATCATCCTGACAGAGTCCACTAGGTGTCACCCGCGACCAGTCGTGGCCAAGGACCCCAGTTATCCgtttatttttcctttaaatCTCACTTTTTGATTCATGCTGGAATGAATCTTCAAACGGCAGAATGACGCGTGAAGAACCTCAAGTGACCTCATCGTACAAAATCTGTGGCTTCTTTGTATGACATGTCCTCATGACTGGGGAAATTTTAGGGGTGGCCTGATAAAGTCGCCGTGTGCCATGCTGCAGCATCCGTCTGTACTTTGCGCTTTGAACTTTCAACAGGGACTTCACTTGATTTTACGCCCCAACTGTTACCTAACTGTAAAAATAACATAGGGGTGGGAAGATTTGGTTTCAGAAGGTCCACTTTTTAGTTGGATTTACTTGGTTTAACTGTGCAAATCAATTAGAGTGGTTTGGTGGAATGACATGATTTTGAACACAACCTTAACTTGTGTTGCTGATaaaatgtgttcaaaatagTTCTGAATCTAATCTTGACAGTTCAACCTTAAGAAGTGGTTTTATACGGCACATCATCCTCTTCCACCTCAACTAATCTGGGTCAGATCTCTCTTCTCACTGAACCTATCCAGGTCATCTTTTGCTACATTCATTAATCTCATGAATCTGGTTGTTTCCCTCTTTCTGTCACCTGAGTTCTCTGTCTCCACTATTGGTCGTCCACTGTCTCTCTTCTGTCCAAACCATGTGGcttccctaactttgtctccgaACTGAGCCCGACCCTCAGATACACTCCTGTTCTGATTGTGTCTTTCCCTGTCGCTTCCTCATATCTGCCACTTCTAATCTTGGTAACATTactgtggattaaaaaaacGTGTACCGTAATatccagactataagctgcaGTAAGTATTATAACATTATATAAGGTTGTGCTTGGTGTTTTTCAATGTCATTTAGTTGCCTTTCAATAGCCATTCATTTGTTTCCTAATTTTGCTCTGAGAGCCACATAAATACAAGCAAAGGACTGCGTGTGGCCCCCGGCCCGAACTTTACTCACCTCTGGTTTGTACCGCTGCACTTAAAACAAATGGAGTTCTGTTCCAGAGACCAAGGATTGAAATGCAGTTTCA
Above is a window of Synchiropus splendidus isolate RoL2022-P1 chromosome 6, RoL_Sspl_1.0, whole genome shotgun sequence DNA encoding:
- the LOC128760204 gene encoding activin receptor type-1B-like, translating into MASLWLPLVVLLHSVLYKSCQALRCNCTTTLCEKAGYQCETDGACMVSTSFLEGQEEPIRTCITKADLVPPGQPFYCLSAEGFLSRHCCYTDYCNSIDLKVPSVTTDSGPVGGYGPGGTWGLVELVAVIAGPLSLLCLLLLVGFFMYQYHHRAYSHRQRLEVEDPSCENLYLAKDRTLQDLIYDLSTSGSGSGLPLFVQRTVARTIVLQEIIGKGRFGEVWRGRWRGGDVAVKIFSSREERSWFREAEIYQTIMLRHENILGFIAADNKDNGTWTQLWLVSDYHEHGSLFDYLNRYSVTTEGMIKLALSAASGLAHLHMEILGTQGKPGIAHRDLKSKNILVKKNCSCAIADLGLAVRHDSVSDTIDIAPNQRVGTKRYMAPEVLDETINMRHFDSFKCADIYALGLVYWEIARRCNSGGIHEEYQLPYFDLVPSDPSVDDMRKVVCDQKLRPNIPNWWQSYEALRIMGKIMRECWYSNGAARLTALRIKKTLSQLSIQEDIKV